In Brevibacillus brevis NBRC 100599, a single genomic region encodes these proteins:
- a CDS encoding serine/threonine protein kinase, which yields MGQVERERGLKKGTILQKAYRIKKIISTSELSNVYVVYHLKSKRTLILKEFFPQALAMRDLDHVKVICRRPSLKTKFDRLLDSFWHEASLHKELNHANIIGYIDHFAENGTGYLVVDYCKGKTLDAYVLAQTELDLGAFLHQTVLPIFDGLDYLHKKGIIHRDIKPKNILVTEAGEPMLIDFGSAIYFVSDEPKPIVTTEGYSPLEFYSGQSKQGVVSDIYSLAATLYYCLTKERPVDVAARVIEDTLPAIRTRNPDVPLLLANVIMWGLAVDSKKRCPTLKLFATAIRAEHLIWKGKARFSLKKLPH from the coding sequence ATGGGACAGGTAGAACGGGAAAGAGGTCTGAAAAAAGGCACGATCCTGCAAAAAGCGTATCGGATCAAAAAGATCATTTCCACAAGTGAGCTGTCGAATGTGTATGTGGTCTACCATTTGAAAAGCAAGCGGACACTCATTCTCAAAGAGTTTTTCCCTCAAGCATTGGCAATGCGGGATTTGGATCACGTGAAGGTCATTTGTCGCAGACCATCGTTAAAAACCAAATTCGACAGGCTGCTAGACAGCTTTTGGCATGAGGCGTCCCTGCACAAGGAACTGAATCATGCAAATATCATCGGATATATCGACCATTTTGCCGAAAATGGCACAGGTTATCTCGTCGTGGACTATTGCAAAGGGAAGACGCTGGATGCGTATGTATTGGCCCAAACCGAGCTTGATCTGGGAGCATTTTTGCATCAGACGGTACTTCCGATCTTTGACGGATTAGACTATTTGCACAAAAAAGGCATCATACATCGCGATATTAAGCCCAAAAATATCTTGGTCACAGAAGCTGGAGAACCTATGCTGATTGATTTTGGCTCCGCGATCTACTTCGTGAGTGATGAACCCAAGCCGATTGTGACGACTGAAGGATATTCACCGCTTGAGTTTTACTCGGGTCAATCCAAGCAAGGAGTAGTCTCGGATATTTACAGCCTGGCTGCCACGCTGTATTACTGTCTGACCAAAGAGCGTCCCGTTGATGTGGCGGCAAGAGTCATTGAGGATACCTTGCCGGCGATTCGAACACGGAACCCTGATGTTCCGCTGCTGCTGGCGAATGTCATTATGTGGGGATTGGCCGTCGACTCGAAAAAAAGATGCCCCACACTCAAACTGTTTGCGACAGCGATTCGTGCAGAGCATCTGATTTGGAAGGGAAAGGCACGCTTCTCTCTTAAGAAGCTTCCTCACTAG
- a CDS encoding VOC family protein, with translation MAHLESLLHVQIPVKNLEEGIDWYCNHLGFSLQARYRTSAFLALSAGPTLMLWETDEQTSTTFTVDQQPMPVFLYTTSDVHALHDYLQAHEVSITHYQNDGFGWVLKFFDPSGNMWGVIQKNN, from the coding sequence ATGGCACATTTGGAATCGTTGCTTCACGTACAAATTCCTGTGAAAAATTTGGAAGAGGGCATTGACTGGTACTGCAATCACCTTGGTTTTTCCTTGCAAGCGCGGTATCGTACTTCCGCTTTTCTCGCCCTGTCTGCGGGACCCACCTTGATGTTATGGGAAACGGATGAGCAGACGTCCACAACCTTTACCGTTGATCAGCAACCCATGCCCGTCTTTTTGTACACCACTTCGGATGTGCATGCACTCCATGATTATTTGCAGGCACATGAAGTCTCGATTACCCACTACCAAAACGATGGCTTCGGATGGGTGCTCAAGTTTTTTGACCCGAGCGGAAACATGTGGGGAGTCATTCAGAAGAACAACTAG
- a CDS encoding MDR family MFS transporter, with protein MRFHPVAWGVIVGTFLSRTGFFMTLPFLGIYLGKVKGIDPAIVGSILALSLLVGTISSFAGGALSDRVGRYPVMITAMGAWSIVLIGYVFATETWMFFVLSACNGLFRNVFEPTARALLADVTSDDQRAAVFNARYFAINLGGAIGPLIGLQLGAGSTSLLPFLVTAIIFAVYAAVLVVFMVMFKEQLKKDVAADPVTMNQMARIVFTDKVFLYLLLGNLFVAGAYSHLDTTLSLYIGHDRIEAYSFLFVVNTISVLALQYPLAKFMKRYSSMTALKLGCLLFGLGLFGFGLFTNLFWLSVSMVVFTIGEILCFVVGDILIGEIAPEHLRGAYYGASGFAFLGQSVCAWIGGVLLQVLGFGQGPLIFAILMLLTFIALPFYQRGQYLWEQRQQQRNSCEKSSQVMI; from the coding sequence ATGAGATTTCATCCGGTGGCATGGGGTGTCATTGTCGGTACATTTCTGTCACGTACAGGCTTTTTTATGACACTTCCGTTCTTAGGGATTTATTTAGGAAAGGTAAAAGGAATTGATCCAGCGATCGTTGGTTCGATTCTCGCACTCAGCTTGCTTGTTGGAACGATTAGCAGCTTTGCTGGGGGAGCTCTTTCAGACCGAGTGGGGAGATATCCAGTGATGATCACTGCGATGGGAGCTTGGAGCATCGTATTGATTGGATACGTTTTTGCGACGGAGACGTGGATGTTCTTTGTTTTAAGTGCTTGCAACGGCCTTTTTCGAAATGTATTTGAGCCGACAGCCCGTGCCCTGCTGGCGGATGTCACGTCGGATGATCAGCGGGCAGCTGTTTTCAACGCCAGGTATTTCGCGATCAATCTGGGTGGAGCAATCGGTCCGCTCATCGGCTTGCAATTGGGAGCAGGAAGCACATCCTTGTTACCTTTCCTCGTTACCGCCATCATTTTTGCCGTGTATGCAGCTGTGTTGGTGGTATTTATGGTCATGTTCAAGGAACAGCTGAAGAAGGACGTGGCTGCTGATCCGGTCACCATGAATCAGATGGCACGCATTGTTTTTACAGACAAAGTATTTCTTTACTTGTTGCTCGGGAATTTGTTCGTTGCTGGTGCCTACTCGCATCTGGACACGACACTCTCCCTGTACATTGGGCATGATCGGATAGAGGCGTATTCCTTTTTATTTGTAGTGAATACCATCTCCGTTTTAGCGCTTCAATATCCGCTCGCCAAGTTTATGAAGCGCTACTCATCGATGACTGCATTGAAGCTGGGCTGTCTATTGTTTGGATTAGGGCTGTTCGGTTTCGGGCTATTTACAAATTTGTTTTGGCTCTCTGTGTCGATGGTGGTGTTTACGATCGGCGAAATCTTGTGCTTTGTCGTTGGAGATATCCTGATCGGGGAGATTGCTCCCGAGCATTTGCGTGGAGCATATTACGGCGCCAGCGGTTTTGCCTTCCTTGGACAGAGTGTTTGTGCATGGATTGGTGGCGTGTTGCTCCAGGTACTCGGCTTTGGACAAGGGCCTCTCATTTTCGCGATCCTTATGCTGTTGACCTTTATCGCGCTTCCGTTTTATCAACGCGGCCAGTATTTATGGGAGCAGCGGCAACAGCAAAGAAACAGCTGTGAAAAATCCTCACAAGTTATGATTTGA
- a CDS encoding SgrR family transcriptional regulator, translated as MVTVLHFLELRSVFHQEEIGKPFPVTIEKLAGIWHCTPRHAKLIVRKLVELDWIEWKAGRGRGNVSVMTLYADSDEILLAEVKLQINKGDVQEAMELMNRYGKAAAKDQIMDWLSEGMGFSSQLASQSVSHQDILRFPVYRRIVTLDPGLVYYHFDAHLVGQIFNTLVQYDLNSRSILPSIAHSWESSPDARKWTFYLKKNVLFHHGRELTAHDVVFSLNRLRLYPDTYEASWMFRDIDQLIAIDDRTVRILLKEPNYLLLRLLATIPASIVPEEIVWQDEKGFGEKPIGTGPFQLVRLTEGICILEAFPAHFLGRPQLDRVEILIFPELETGRLKEPNWASVMVSHGVQSKAQALREAVIQDGQDWCDTEAFFSCCNLLVFNQWKSGPHNHFKFRQALDLLIDRDQMIADLGGDRIYPAKGFRTYHPVLREVRARENEQPCHAQIMSLLQESDYQGETLRLVTTAYHEEDALWIQQRCGEYGIHLAVDVREPWEFSNRDCLPEHDCQLYGNVFSSDQISELEMYLQRNYFLPAFDESLALAINKEIGLTFQEPDRLAREHHLARIEAMIKENYAVLYLVQKRTLASFHKSLRGVSINSSGWLDFHKIWFQPDALQQQL; from the coding sequence ATGGTTACCGTTCTGCATTTTTTAGAGCTTCGTTCGGTTTTTCATCAAGAAGAAATCGGGAAACCGTTCCCTGTCACCATCGAAAAGCTGGCTGGGATTTGGCACTGTACACCTCGCCACGCCAAGCTGATTGTCCGTAAGCTAGTCGAGCTGGATTGGATCGAATGGAAGGCTGGACGTGGGCGCGGGAATGTTTCGGTCATGACGCTTTATGCTGATTCCGATGAGATTCTCCTCGCCGAGGTCAAGCTGCAAATAAACAAGGGCGACGTACAAGAAGCGATGGAGCTCATGAATCGCTACGGCAAAGCTGCCGCCAAAGATCAGATCATGGATTGGCTCTCGGAAGGAATGGGGTTCTCCAGCCAACTCGCAAGCCAATCGGTATCGCACCAAGATATCTTGCGCTTTCCGGTGTACCGCAGGATTGTGACGCTGGACCCTGGTCTGGTTTACTACCACTTCGATGCACATCTGGTGGGACAAATTTTCAATACACTCGTCCAATATGATCTGAATAGTCGTTCGATATTACCTTCCATCGCCCACTCATGGGAAAGCAGTCCAGATGCAAGAAAATGGACCTTTTATTTGAAAAAGAACGTGCTGTTTCATCACGGACGGGAACTGACTGCTCATGATGTTGTTTTTTCCCTGAATCGGCTTCGCTTGTATCCAGACACGTATGAAGCAAGCTGGATGTTTCGTGACATAGATCAGCTCATCGCCATTGACGACAGAACCGTGCGCATCCTGCTTAAAGAACCGAATTACTTGCTTCTGAGGCTGTTGGCGACGATACCCGCAAGCATTGTTCCAGAAGAAATCGTTTGGCAGGATGAAAAAGGCTTTGGAGAAAAGCCAATCGGAACAGGCCCCTTTCAACTGGTCCGCCTTACCGAGGGGATCTGTATTCTCGAGGCATTTCCTGCTCATTTTCTAGGGAGACCGCAGTTGGATCGTGTGGAAATTTTGATCTTCCCCGAGTTGGAAACGGGTCGCCTAAAAGAACCAAATTGGGCGTCTGTGATGGTGTCGCACGGTGTCCAGTCGAAAGCACAAGCTTTGAGGGAAGCAGTCATTCAAGATGGTCAGGACTGGTGCGACACGGAGGCGTTTTTTTCCTGCTGTAATTTGCTTGTTTTTAACCAGTGGAAGAGCGGTCCACACAATCATTTCAAGTTCCGTCAGGCGCTTGATCTGCTGATTGATCGGGATCAAATGATTGCCGATTTGGGCGGTGATCGCATCTACCCGGCAAAAGGCTTCCGCACGTATCACCCTGTTTTAAGGGAGGTAAGAGCGAGAGAGAACGAGCAGCCCTGTCATGCCCAAATCATGTCCCTGCTACAAGAAAGCGACTATCAGGGAGAAACATTGCGTCTCGTAACCACAGCCTACCATGAAGAAGATGCGCTATGGATTCAACAACGTTGTGGCGAATATGGCATTCATCTGGCAGTCGATGTGAGAGAACCATGGGAATTTTCGAATCGCGATTGTTTGCCCGAACATGACTGCCAGCTGTATGGCAATGTGTTTAGCAGCGATCAAATCAGCGAGCTGGAGATGTATTTGCAAAGAAATTACTTTCTCCCCGCATTTGATGAATCATTGGCTTTGGCCATCAACAAGGAGATTGGCTTGACGTTTCAGGAGCCCGACCGGCTTGCTCGTGAGCACCATCTTGCCAGGATCGAAGCCATGATCAAGGAAAACTATGCCGTCTTGTATCTGGTTCAGAAAAGGACCCTTGCTTCGTTCCATAAATCTTTACGAGGCGTGTCGATCAATTCGTCGGGTTGGCTAGACTTTCATAAAATCTGGTTTCAACCGGATGCGTTGCAGCAGCAGTTGTGA
- the nagA gene encoding N-acetylglucosamine-6-phosphate deacetylase: MNQEYALKGKLVADGQELHNGLVVVGNGTITYAGKAEEYGKALPDHVVTVEDSWICPGFVDMHMHGIDGYDTMDGTPESLQAISTALARHGVTSFLATTMTAPYAQLEQVLVNIAQNSKEGLLGAQAIGIHLEGPWINPRYKGAQKEENIAIPKLDAVQKLYGLSEGLIKVVTIAPEQPEALEAIAWLKERDVIVSAGHTGATFAQATEAVDAGVRHFTHCFNAMTGLHHREPGVVGAAMYHEQLSTELIADGIHVHPAVMKILYRVKTAERLALVSDSMRAAAMGEGTYDLGGQEVHVHDNQAKLADGTLAGSILTLNRAVGNMVTLSGVSLPDAVEMASLTPASILGFGERKGRLAAGYDADITVLNTQFDVTMTFVAGKEVYHQSK, encoded by the coding sequence GTGAACCAGGAATACGCGCTTAAGGGGAAACTTGTCGCAGATGGACAGGAATTGCATAATGGTCTCGTAGTCGTGGGAAATGGAACGATCACCTATGCTGGCAAGGCTGAAGAGTATGGAAAAGCTTTGCCAGATCATGTGGTGACAGTAGAGGATAGCTGGATTTGCCCTGGATTCGTCGATATGCACATGCATGGGATTGACGGATACGACACGATGGACGGGACGCCGGAATCCCTTCAGGCCATCTCGACTGCACTTGCACGGCATGGGGTGACGTCTTTTTTGGCGACGACGATGACGGCTCCTTATGCTCAGTTGGAGCAGGTGCTGGTAAACATCGCGCAGAACAGCAAGGAAGGGCTTTTGGGGGCACAAGCGATCGGCATCCATCTGGAAGGCCCGTGGATCAATCCTCGCTACAAGGGGGCGCAAAAAGAAGAAAACATCGCGATACCCAAGCTCGATGCAGTGCAAAAGCTTTACGGGCTGTCAGAAGGCCTGATCAAGGTCGTGACGATTGCGCCAGAACAACCGGAAGCACTTGAAGCGATTGCTTGGTTAAAAGAGCGCGATGTCATCGTGTCTGCTGGACATACAGGCGCTACGTTCGCCCAGGCGACGGAAGCGGTAGATGCGGGCGTGCGCCATTTTACACATTGCTTCAATGCCATGACAGGGCTGCATCATCGGGAGCCGGGCGTAGTGGGCGCCGCGATGTATCATGAGCAGTTGAGCACAGAGCTGATCGCAGATGGCATCCATGTGCATCCCGCAGTTATGAAGATTTTGTATCGGGTCAAAACGGCAGAACGGCTCGCGCTCGTCAGCGATTCCATGCGGGCAGCCGCGATGGGCGAGGGGACTTACGATCTTGGGGGACAAGAGGTTCACGTCCATGACAATCAGGCAAAGCTCGCAGATGGAACCCTTGCAGGAAGCATCCTGACGCTGAATCGAGCGGTCGGTAATATGGTGACGCTGAGCGGTGTCTCTTTGCCAGATGCAGTAGAAATGGCTTCCTTGACACCAGCAAGCATCCTTGGCTTTGGCGAGCGAAAAGGACGGTTAGCGGCAGGATATGATGCGGATATTACGGTATTGAATACACAATTTGACGTGACCATGACTTTTGTAGCAGGTAAAGAAGTTTATCACCAGTCAAAATAG
- a CDS encoding NAD(P)H-dependent flavin oxidoreductase yields MWTNNSITSHLHLKWPIIQAPMAGGATTPALVAAVSEAGGLGTLGAAYMSPEQIREAIKSIRALTDKPFGVNLFIPEDFDADQQIAEGVAQAMNDVRDRLGIPHNPQVTQFTEPFAEQMAVVLEEVPAVFSFTFGVLDHRLLAELKQRGITVIGTATTVREAIALEASGVDMIAAQGSEAGGHRGSFLPDSPSNMIGTMALVPQIVDRVKIPVIAAGGIMDGRGIAAALALGAQAAQLGTAFLTCKESGAHALHKKAILETREESIVMTRAFSGKWARGIQNEFMTTLAPLDHELPTYPVQNALTKDIRAAAGKQQQRAYMSMWAGQAAPLSQEISASELVEKLAAETTRICSNLGQ; encoded by the coding sequence ATGTGGACAAACAATTCGATCACTTCGCATTTACATTTGAAATGGCCGATTATTCAGGCGCCAATGGCAGGGGGAGCGACCACACCTGCCTTGGTAGCCGCTGTCTCAGAAGCAGGGGGACTCGGAACGCTTGGTGCAGCCTATATGTCTCCTGAGCAGATTCGTGAGGCGATCAAGTCCATTCGGGCGTTAACGGATAAACCGTTTGGCGTAAATCTGTTTATCCCGGAAGATTTCGATGCTGACCAGCAGATCGCAGAAGGCGTTGCTCAGGCAATGAATGATGTGCGCGATCGATTGGGCATCCCGCATAATCCGCAGGTGACGCAATTTACAGAGCCGTTTGCTGAGCAGATGGCTGTCGTCTTGGAGGAGGTGCCTGCCGTTTTCAGCTTTACCTTTGGTGTTTTGGATCATCGCTTGCTGGCAGAATTGAAGCAGAGGGGAATCACTGTCATCGGAACAGCGACAACCGTTCGTGAAGCAATTGCATTGGAAGCAAGCGGAGTCGATATGATTGCCGCTCAAGGCAGTGAGGCAGGCGGGCACCGTGGGTCCTTTTTGCCTGATTCACCAAGCAATATGATTGGAACAATGGCGCTCGTCCCGCAAATCGTAGATCGAGTCAAGATACCCGTAATCGCGGCTGGAGGGATTATGGATGGGCGAGGGATCGCAGCAGCACTTGCGCTCGGGGCACAGGCGGCACAGCTTGGAACGGCTTTTCTGACGTGCAAGGAGAGCGGAGCACATGCCCTGCACAAGAAAGCCATTCTAGAGACGAGAGAAGAGTCCATCGTGATGACACGTGCTTTCTCAGGAAAATGGGCAAGAGGCATTCAAAATGAGTTTATGACAACGCTCGCCCCACTTGATCACGAGCTCCCGACCTATCCGGTACAAAATGCCCTGACGAAAGACATTCGAGCAGCAGCGGGCAAGCAGCAGCAACGTGCGTACATGTCGATGTGGGCGGGGCAGGCAGCTCCACTCAGCCAGGAAATCAGCGCGAGTGAGCTCGTTGAAAAGCTGGCAGCGGAGACGACGAGAATTTGCAGCAATCTGGGGCAATGA
- a CDS encoding NUDIX domain-containing protein: MIDRLDHLVLTVKDIEATCHFYEKVLGMKVVTFGDGRRALHFGQQKINLHQIGQEWEPKALHPVAGSADLCLITSFPLEQVIQHIHTCGVHLVEGPVEKTGAIGPIRSVYFRDPDQNLIEVSQYLPQESGEDSLAPAIKEISKRLQERERGTSGAYSVLLPLVKMADNQLGILFEKRASTMRRQANEVCFPGGRAEQSDESRWVTAARETSEELGIPLDQIHYLGELDQVIGPGSSIITPFIGYVEGIPEMKPNPDEVGEVFILPLERLLATQPAKYLSTVMSEPEEDFPYHLIPGGKRYPWKIGTVEHLFYEVDGRVIWGLTARVLAQFLEWIHIDDRSTDRQ; the protein is encoded by the coding sequence ATGATCGATCGATTAGACCACTTGGTTTTGACGGTAAAAGACATCGAGGCAACCTGTCACTTTTACGAAAAGGTCCTGGGTATGAAGGTAGTTACCTTTGGCGACGGCAGGAGGGCTCTGCACTTCGGCCAGCAAAAAATCAATTTGCATCAAATCGGACAAGAATGGGAGCCAAAAGCGCTGCATCCAGTCGCAGGCTCCGCTGATTTGTGTCTTATCACATCGTTTCCACTGGAACAAGTCATCCAGCATATTCATACATGCGGCGTCCATTTGGTGGAAGGTCCTGTTGAAAAAACAGGGGCCATCGGGCCAATTCGTTCGGTGTATTTTCGTGATCCGGATCAAAATTTAATCGAAGTCTCGCAGTACTTGCCACAGGAATCAGGGGAGGATTCCCTTGCTCCTGCCATCAAGGAGATTTCCAAGAGATTGCAAGAACGTGAACGCGGGACGAGCGGCGCATACAGTGTCTTGCTTCCGCTCGTCAAAATGGCTGACAACCAGCTAGGCATTTTATTTGAAAAAAGAGCCAGTACGATGCGGCGACAGGCGAACGAGGTTTGTTTTCCGGGAGGGCGAGCTGAGCAGAGTGACGAATCCCGTTGGGTGACGGCTGCTCGGGAAACAAGCGAGGAGCTGGGGATTCCACTTGATCAAATTCATTATCTAGGCGAGCTCGATCAGGTGATTGGGCCAGGCTCCTCTATTATCACGCCCTTTATTGGATACGTGGAAGGAATTCCAGAGATGAAGCCGAATCCAGACGAGGTCGGAGAGGTCTTTATCCTTCCACTCGAGCGTCTATTGGCAACACAGCCAGCGAAGTATCTTTCCACTGTCATGTCCGAGCCCGAAGAGGATTTTCCTTATCATCTGATCCCGGGTGGCAAGCGATATCCGTGGAAAATAGGCACAGTCGAGCATTTGTTTTACGAGGTGGACGGGCGTGTCATCTGGGGGTTAACGGCCCGGGTGTTGGCTCAGTTTCTTGAATGGATTCACATCGATGACCGATCAACTGATAGACAATAA
- a CDS encoding FecCD family ABC transporter permease, producing MQQMVSHYQTRKRNRAFAVMTILAILIFIAFIISMNTGYIRLSPSDLLMTLIGSGTDKQSLILFEFRLPRIVISLLIGAGLAVSGCIIQGISRNALAEPGILGINAGAGLMVMLFISFYPSTSAAPVFLLPVLALLGASVTAALIFVLSYKRHKGLSPTRIILTGIAVAAGMSAAMIVLTLKLSPDKYQFVATWLAGSIWGTNWKFVLSLLPWIVILIPYVFYKARVMNVLNLGEELAKGLGAPVAKEQLKLLAAAVGLAASCVAVSGGIGFVGLIGPHLARRLVGPKHEMLLPTSALAGALLVIVADTIGRWIMQPSEIPTGIVVAVIGAPYFLYLLARSKA from the coding sequence ATGCAGCAGATGGTTTCCCATTACCAAACCCGCAAAAGAAATAGAGCCTTTGCGGTTATGACGATACTCGCTATCCTCATTTTCATCGCGTTTATTATCAGTATGAACACAGGCTACATACGGTTGTCACCAAGCGATCTTCTGATGACGCTAATTGGTTCTGGAACAGACAAACAAAGTCTGATCTTGTTTGAATTCCGCTTGCCTCGGATTGTCATTTCCCTCCTGATTGGGGCAGGACTTGCCGTATCCGGTTGTATTATTCAAGGAATTTCCCGCAACGCGTTGGCTGAACCTGGTATTTTAGGGATCAATGCTGGTGCTGGCTTGATGGTGATGCTGTTCATTTCGTTTTATCCTTCAACGTCTGCGGCACCTGTTTTTTTGTTGCCAGTGTTGGCGTTGCTTGGGGCCAGCGTGACAGCAGCGCTGATCTTCGTATTGTCTTATAAAAGACACAAGGGATTGTCTCCGACCCGTATCATATTGACGGGGATTGCCGTGGCGGCTGGGATGAGTGCCGCGATGATCGTCTTGACGCTGAAGCTGAGCCCGGACAAGTACCAGTTCGTGGCGACTTGGCTCGCAGGAAGTATCTGGGGGACCAACTGGAAGTTCGTTCTTTCGCTCTTGCCTTGGATCGTCATTTTAATTCCCTATGTTTTTTACAAAGCACGCGTCATGAACGTGCTCAATTTGGGAGAAGAGTTGGCGAAAGGCTTGGGTGCACCCGTTGCCAAAGAGCAATTGAAGCTGCTGGCTGCTGCTGTCGGGCTTGCTGCTTCCTGCGTGGCAGTGAGTGGAGGCATCGGTTTTGTCGGGCTGATCGGTCCGCATTTGGCTCGAAGACTAGTGGGGCCAAAGCATGAGATGCTTTTGCCTACATCTGCGCTGGCGGGTGCGCTACTGGTCATCGTGGCTGATACGATCGGTCGCTGGATCATGCAGCCGTCAGAGATTCCGACTGGGATCGTTGTAGCTGTTATCGGTGCCCCGTATTTCTTGTACCTGCTGGCACGTTCAAAAGCATAG
- a CDS encoding FecCD family ABC transporter permease gives MSQHAHSLNEGNNGKPVAFRSRPWAATLILTGGVFALILGMFLSVSFGAADIHFAVVWEAIFQFNPAITQHQIIQEIRLPRLLGGAMVGASLAVAGAIMQGMTRNPLADSGLLGLNAGAGFVLALCFAFFPGLPFMYLILYSFLGAGVGAGMVYGIGSLAKGGLTPVRLVLAGAALTALLSALSEGIALYFKIGQDLAFWYAGGVAGTKWFQLEVMFPWIVAALIGAMMLSRSITMLSLGEDVAKGLGQRTALVKLAGMIIVLILAGSAVAVVGAVGFVGLIVPHMTRFLVGVDYRWIIPCSAILGSLLVVFADLAARMVNPPYETPLGALIALIGVPFFLYLARKERREM, from the coding sequence ATGAGTCAACACGCACATTCCCTGAATGAGGGGAATAACGGAAAGCCGGTCGCGTTTCGCTCTCGCCCTTGGGCAGCGACGCTCATTTTGACTGGTGGGGTTTTCGCTTTAATACTGGGGATGTTTTTGTCTGTGTCATTCGGAGCAGCCGACATCCACTTTGCTGTCGTATGGGAAGCTATTTTTCAATTTAATCCTGCTATTACCCAACATCAAATTATTCAGGAGATTCGATTGCCACGCTTGCTCGGCGGTGCAATGGTTGGGGCTAGCCTCGCTGTTGCAGGTGCCATCATGCAAGGGATGACACGCAATCCGTTGGCAGATTCGGGATTGCTCGGTCTGAACGCAGGTGCCGGATTTGTTTTGGCACTTTGCTTCGCTTTTTTCCCGGGTCTGCCGTTCATGTATCTGATTCTCTACAGCTTTTTGGGTGCTGGCGTAGGGGCAGGTATGGTCTACGGGATCGGTTCCTTGGCAAAAGGCGGCTTGACTCCGGTGCGCCTCGTTTTGGCAGGTGCCGCATTGACCGCCCTATTGTCTGCGTTAAGCGAAGGGATTGCGCTTTACTTTAAAATCGGACAGGATTTGGCCTTCTGGTATGCAGGCGGTGTGGCGGGAACCAAATGGTTTCAGCTTGAAGTCATGTTTCCGTGGATTGTCGCAGCTCTTATTGGGGCGATGATGTTGTCGCGTTCCATCACGATGCTCAGTCTTGGAGAAGATGTGGCAAAAGGCTTGGGGCAGCGCACGGCACTAGTCAAACTGGCAGGCATGATCATCGTCCTGATTTTGGCAGGATCTGCGGTCGCCGTTGTTGGCGCTGTAGGCTTTGTTGGATTGATCGTTCCACATATGACCCGCTTTTTGGTTGGGGTCGATTACCGTTGGATCATTCCTTGCTCAGCCATTTTGGGCAGCTTGCTCGTCGTATTCGCCGATTTGGCCGCAAGAATGGTAAATCCCCCGTATGAGACACCGTTAGGGGCACTTATTGCCCTAATAGGTGTACCGTTCTTCCTTTACTTGGCGCGTAAAGAAAGAAGGGAGATGTAA